In Thermothelomyces thermophilus ATCC 42464 chromosome 4, complete sequence, a single genomic region encodes these proteins:
- a CDS encoding glycosyltransferase family 5 protein (CAZy_ID 268040; glycoside hydrolase family 13; CAZy_ID 268040. glycoside hydrolase family 13), producing the protein MTRPSVLTGTLLLTVLSLPTFVSGRKFDASLIDYNLNRNRSATSPYDYWGSRQDDEPDFKYAPSPENWRMPFYTIFLDRFVNGDPSNDDIYSTPYETDMMSTQLRFGGDLEGLRDSLDYITGMGIKGLYIAGSPFVNLPWGADSYSPIDLTTLDKHFGTIKTWQQVIDEIHARGMLGDLIGFEGYLNESTPFRTEEHKVLWKDPERRYYDFDIGNEYNETCNYPQFWLEDGTRIDPPGLKGCYDSDFDQYGDIEAFGVYPDWQRQLAKFASVQDRLREWEPSVAARLQRFSCMAIRMLDVDGFRIDKAVQVTVDAQAAFSSAMRKCASEVGKKNFVIFGEITSGNDLGSIYLGRGREPKVAKELEKPDNAIALEPSSSDSSRFFIREAGNSALDAGAFHYSIYRFLTRFLGLSGNLEAGYDLPLDWVDAWNHMVITNDFFNPNNNKFDPRHLYGVTNQDVFRWPAIKLGVERMLLGYFVTTLLMPGAPLVYYGEEQALYALDGTASNYVYGRQAFAPSPAWQAHGCFQLTIGQYIGWPIEQGRHGCTDPGVSRDHRDPSAPLRNIFRHMFALRDSFPVLEHGWFLQTLSKRTEFITLNGSTTPTEFGIWSVVRDMYHPLQNETETPVWLVYHNREKSASYTFACDDVNDAFVSPFDEGTEVKDLFSNGKSIRLEASPRKNNFTGTGKSAGCLSSIDLEPFEFRAYVPAGEWVAPGPMITKFAPGHDVSLDSTDANGEIDGIVIEYNVEMDCDSFKDAMTAVVTTDGAHNATKLTFQSPKCSTITPEKRFGYTGEIQSSWRLETSLRNVPDGVIQITIDKALTKGGISTNTTDRFLIRFGRINNPVVFPSLANYSRTLLAGEEGDNVYIQHSAPGATHWRYSTNWASSWSEWFPYDSSDTRPVVPKLKWDGTDLQKWTGTHIQVQYYSKPLGSSAFIQHADSNDVQWERSLPHIRIHGPYNKWGYDSGLPGSMDLIYHHTWSLHFMYEWPANFQLNVWGINPDKQPDVTAIFGDIDGDGVVDRLPPSSLAKNVINITKPPPMPALAYKLVFDDSAFKFRYEPAGNMGLQIVIFVLLAVLPVIFAVLAGWIYVRSFYQVKVNKSGFTRKGWMPLGLSSISMLDLKSFGKGSVEMKAMTPSPAQSAAAVAPVGATGSRRTVLIATMEYNIDDFGIKIKIGGLGVMAQLMGSALSHVDLIWVVPMVGDVDYPTDRMTRAESMFVNVMGQPYEIEVYYYTTKNITYVLLDAPIFRKQTKANPYIARMDDIESAILYSAWNSCIAETIRRFPVDIYHINDYHGAAAPLYLLPRTIPCCLSLHNAEFQGLWPMRTPEEQKEVCDVFNLSPEIVKEYVQYGSVFNLLHAGASYLRIHQRGFGAVGVSKKYGDRSLARYPIFWSLKNIGQLPNPDPSDTAEWDPTKDVSKQSKDIEIDQAFEEKRADLRRQAQEWAGLEVDPTAELFVFVGRWSLQKGVDLIADIFPSILEKYPKTQLICVGPVIDLYGRFAALKLQKLMEKYPKRVFSKPEFTQLPPYVFSGAEFALIPSRDEPFGLVAVEFGRKGALGVGARVGGLGQMPGFWYTVESMTPSHLLQQFKQAIVSALECKPSKRALMRAWSAKQRFPVAQWVKQLDELYSESIRIHHKEARKKKLEALSPSSPNPSRPPSRLSSRPPSPTSTATYVDHGSSALSPGPETHLMPPHSSASPAPRAMLSPDLPSPSAPWVTGTAPSSPRDSAASSIAGSIYGNATARESTMSVDSFGVRAQKDGMDSPNLTPNFGLAPPRATVGQSHRNSSLLSLPDVVGDRHDLKLQQVDQFFNDSNGEYYAMFEEMLESLTASNSANELCIEAFIKKSEKEWFARYRDAKLGRHSRIGSPANSRPASRQGSGRNESVVSRGRQRHRSITPSSLARSAFDVSPPPNDVDDEFLLGDGYQPPTGLKKILSIRLGDWPLYSFLLALCQIISVSSYQIVLLTGETTQTPEKLYMVAATYIGTSLLWWAMERNFKSVYPLSLPWFFFGFAFLLIGVAPFIPDWRVANKIEDAATCFYAAGASSGALSFALNFGDEGGAPTKQWITRALIVSGFAQVYSIGLWYWGSIVADTDPTATVFVGTSKVPQAVVIGVPICLLCWAIGVVLYLGLPDFYRQTPATIPGFYISLYRRKVVPWFFVMIILQNYWLSAPYGRSWQFLFNTQHVPGWGIFLLALGFYCGLWALVLYAFSYFSDEHTWLLPIFAIGLCAPRWAQEFWGTSGLGWYLPWAGGPVGSTILSRCLWLWLGLLDNIQGVGIGMLLLATLTRHHVLTVLIGAQVVGSVFTMLARATSPNALSPNTTFPDFSQGVMPGIASPFFWVCLIFQLIIPIGFFKFFRKEQVSKP; encoded by the exons ATGACTCGTCCCTCCGTCCTCACTGGCACGCTCCTTCTTACGGTTCTTTCTCTTCCGACTTTCGTTTCCGGCCGCAAGTTCGACGCCAGCCTGATAGACTACAATCTTAATAGAAACCGGTCAGCCACAAGCCCTTACGACTACTGGGGATCGCGTCAGGATGATGAACCCGACTTCAAGTATGCTCCGTCTCCGGAAAACTGGCGGATGCCATTCTACACTATCTTCCTGGATCGTTTTGTCAATGGCGACCCGTCAAACGATGACATCTATTCCACTCCTTACGAAACCGACATGATGAGCACCCAGCTCCGGTTCGGCGGCGATCTCGAAGGCCTCAGAGATTCGCTAGACTATATCACTGGCATGGGAATCAAG GGTCTTTACATCGCAGGTTCTCCTTTCGTCAACCTTCCGTGGGGTGCAGACTCGTACTCG CCCATCGACCTGACCACGCTCGATAAGCACTTCGGCACCATCAAGACATGGCAACAGGTCATTGACGAAATCCATGCCCGCGGCAT GTTGGGCGACCTGATCGGGTTCGAGGGCTACCTGAACGAAAGCACACCGTTCCGTACCGAAGAACATAAAGTTCTCTGGAAGGATCCGGAAAGGCGCTACTACGATTTCGATATCGGCAACGAGTACAATGAGACGTGCAACTATCCGCAGTTCTGGCTGGAGGACGGGACTCGAATTGACCCGCCAGGGCTCAAAGGTTGCTATGACAGCGATTTCGACCAGTATGGCGATATCGAGGCCTTCGGTGTGTACCCCGACTGGCAGCGCCAACTCGCCAAATTCGCATCTGTCCAAGACCGCCTCCGCGAATGGGAGCCTTCGGTAGCTGCTCGCCTCCAGCGCTTCTCGTGCATGGCCATCCGGATGTTGGATGTCGACGGTTTCCGTATTGACAAGGCCGTTCAAGTCACTGTTGATGCGCAGGCCGCGTTCAGTTCTGCGATGCGCAAATGTGCGAGTGAGGTTGGCAAGAAGAACTTTGTCATCTTTGGAGAAATTACCAGCGGCAACGACCTTGGATCCATCTATCTCGGGCGCGGCCGGGAACCCAAGGTGGCCAAGGAACTGGAGAAACCCGACAATGCCATCGCCCTTGAACCATCCAGTTCCGATTCCTCTCGTTTCTTCATCCGCGAGGCCGGGAACAGCGCGCTCGATGCCGGCGCCTTCCACTACTCGATATACCGCTTCTTGACCCGCTTCCTCGGATTGAGCGGCAATCTTGAGGCTGGATACGACTTGCCGTTGGATTGGGTGGACGCCTGGAACCATATGGTCATCACCAACGACTTTTTCAACCCTAACAACAACAAGTTCGACCCGCGCCATCTGTATGGCGTGACCAACCAGGATGTTTTTCGCTGGCCCGCCATCAAACTCGGGGTCGAGCGCATGCTCCTGGGCTATTTCGTCACCACCCTCCTCATGCCCGGCGCCCCGCTGGTATATTACGGCGAGGAGCAAGCACTGTATGCGTTGGACGGAACCGCTTCCAACTACGTTTATGGCCGGCAAGCGTTCGCCCCGTCCCCGGCGTGGCAAGCTCACGGGTGTTTCCAGCTTACGATCGGCCAGTATATCGGCTGGCCCATTGAACAAGGGCGCCATGGGTGCACAGATCCCGGTGTCTCCCGCGATCATCGGGATCCGTCAGCGCCTCTTCGCAACATCTTCCGGCACATGTTTGCTCTCCGCGACTCCTTTCCGGTGCTTGAGCATGGCTGGTTTCTCCAGACGCTCTCCAAGCGCACCGAATTCATCACGCTCAATGGCAGTACAACCCCGACAGAGTTCGGCATCTGGAGCGTGGTTCGCGACATGTATCACCCGCTACAGAACGAGACCGAAACGCCAGTGTGGCTGGTATACCACAACCGTGAAAAGTCTGCTTCGTACACATTTGCCTGCGACGACGTGAATGACGCCTTCGTCTCGCCTTTCGACGAGGGTACCGAAGTCAAGGACCTCTTCAGCAACGGGAAGTCCATTCGACTAGAGGCTTCTCCGCGGAAAAACAATTTCACGGGAACTGGCAAGAGCGCCGGTTGTCTCTCCAGCATCGACCTCGAGCCCTTCGAGTTCCGGGCATACGTGCCGGCCGGGGAATGGGTGGCACCGGGCCCCATGATTACGAAGTTCGCACCTGGTCATGATGTGTCTCTTGATTCGACGGATGCAAATGGCGAGATCGACGGCATTGTCATCGAGTATAACGTTGAGATGGATTGCGATTCCTTCAAGGATGCTATGACCGCGGTGGTCACCACGGACGGCGCGCACAACGCTACCAAGCTCACCTTCCAGTCGCCGAAATGCAGCACTATCACGCCGGAGAAACGGTTTGGCTACACAGGAGAGATTCAGTCTAGCTGGAGGTTGGAGACGAGCTTGAGGAACGTGCCAGATGGCGTCATCCAGATCACCATCGACAAAGCTCTCACCAAGGGTGGCATTTCCACGAACACCACCGACCGTTTTCTCATTCGCTTCGGCAGAATCAACAACCCCGTAGTCTTCCCGTCTCTGGCCAACTATTCGCGAACATTGCTGGCTGGCGAAGAAGGGGATAATGTGTACATCCAGCACAGCGCCCCTGGCGCCACGCATTGGCGGTACAGCACGAACTGGGCGTCAAGTTGGAGCGAATGGTTCCCCTATGACTCCTCGGATACGAGGCCTGTGGTTCCCAAGTTGAAGTGGGACGGAACGGACCTGCAGAAATGGACGGGTACGCATATCCAGGTCCAGTACTACAGTAAGCCGCTCGGCTCCTCGGCCTTCATCCAACACGCCGATAGCAACGACGTTCAGTGGGAGAGATCACTCCCCCATATTCGTATTCATGGCCCGTATAACAAATGGGGATACGATTCCGGTTTGCCTGGATCCATGGACCTCATCTATCACCACACCTGGTCTTTGCACTTCATGTACGAGTGGCCAGCAAACTTTCAGCTCAACGTCTGGGGCATCAATCCGGACAAGCAGCCCGACGTCACCGCCATTTTCGGAGATATCGACGGAGACGGCGTGGTCGATCGTCTGCCTCCCAGCAGTCTGGCAAAGAACGTCATCAACATTACGAAACCGCCACCCATGCCGGCGCTCGCTTACAAGCTCGTTTTCGACGATTCGGCCTTCAAGTTCAGGTATGAGCCTGCAGGCAATATGGGCCTCCAGATCGTGATTTTCGTCTTGCTCGCCGTCCTGCCAGTCATCTTCGCCGTGCTAGCCGGGTGGATTTATGTTCGCAGCTTCTATCAAGTCAAGGTCAACAAGTCGGGTTTCACTCGCAAGGGATGGATGCCCCTGGGGCTCAGCAGCATCTCCATGCTTGACCTCAAATCATTCGGCAAAGGCAGCGTCGAAATGAAAGCCATGACTCCGTCGCCGGCCcagagcgccgccgccgtcgcccctGTTGGTGCCACCGGCAGCCGCCGCACCGTGCTCATCGCTACCATGGAGTACAACATTGACGACTTCGGTATCAAGATCAAGATTGGTGGCCTAGGCGTCATGGCCCAGCTGATGGGAAGCGCGCTCTCTCATGTCGACCTCATTTGGGTTGTTCCCATGGTGGGCGATGTTGACTACCCGACTGACCGCATGACCCGGGCAGAATCCATGTTCGTGAACGTCATGGGGCAGCCCTACGAGATAGAGGTCTACTACTACACGACCAAAAACATCACCTACGTCCTCCTCGATGCCCCGATCTTTCGCAAGCAGACCAAGGCGAACCCGTACATCGCTCGCATGGACGACATCGAGAGCGCCATTCTGTACTCCGCATGGAACAGCTGCATCGCCGAGACAATCCGTCGGTTCCCGGTCGATATCTACCATATCAACGACTATCACGGTGCTGCCGCTCCACTTTATCTCCTCCCGCGGACCATTCCCTGCTGTCTCTCTCTTCACAACGCCGAATTCCAAGGTCTGTGGCCGATGCGAACGCCGGAAGAACAGAAAGAGGTCTGTGACGTCTTCAACCTGTCGCCGGAAATAGTCAAGGAATACGTACAATACGGCTCAGTCTTCAACTTGCTCCACGCCGGTGCCAGTTACCTCCGGATCCATCAGCGGGGCTTCGGCGCAGTGGGCGTGTCCAAAAAGTACGGTGACCGCTCTCTTGCACGGTACCCCATCTTCTGGAGCTTGAAGAATATCGGCCAGCTCCCGAACCCCGACCCGTCTGACACGGCCGAATGGGATCCTACCAAGGACGTCTCGAAGCAATCCAAGGACATTGAGATCGACCAGGCTTTCGAGGAGAAGAGGGCCGACCTCAGACGCCAGGCGCAAGAATGGGCCGGCCTGGAAGTTGACCCTACCGCAGAGTTGTTTGTTTTCGTCGGTCGCTGGAGTTTGCAGAAGGGCGTGGATCTCATCGCCGACATCTTCCCCAGCATTCTGGAGAAGTACCCCAAGACGCAGCTCATTTGCGTCGGCCCGGTTATCGACCTCTACGGTCGGTTTGCGGCTCTGAAGCTCCAGAAGCTGATGGAGAAGTACCCCAAGCGAGTGTTTAGCAAGCCCGAGTTCACCCAGCTGCCGCCGTATGTCTTCAGCGGCGCAGAGTTCGCTCTCATTCCCTCGCGGGACGAGCCTTTCGGTCTGGTCGCTGTTGAGTTCGGTCGCAAGGGCGCGCTGGGCGTCGGCGCACGCGTTGGAGGCCTCGGCCAGATGCCCGGCTTCTGGTACACGGTCGAGTCCATGACGCCGTCCCATCTCCTACAGCAGTTCAAGCAGGCCATTGTGTCAGCTTTGGAATGCAAGCCTTCCAAGCGCGCCCTCATGCGCGCCTGGAGCGCCAAGCAACGCTTCCCTGTCGCGCAATGGGTCAAGCAGCTGGATGAACTGTACAGCGAGTCCATCCGGATCCACCACAAAGAGGCGAGAAAGAAGAAGCTCGAGGCACTCAGTCCCAGCAGCCCAAATCCGTCCCGGCCGCCGTCCCGGCTGTCATCCCGGCCGCCTTCCCCAACGAGCACGGCCACGTATGTTGACCATGGGTCCTCGGCACTTAGCCCAGGGCCAGAGACACATCTTATGCCACCACACTCGTCCGCCTCGCCGGCACCAAGGGCAATGTTGAGCCCAGACCTACCAAGTCCCTCGGCTCCGTGGGTGACAGGCACGGCTCCCAGCTCGCCCCGTGATTCCGCCGCAAGCTCCATTGCAGGAAGCATCTACGGGAATGCCACGGCAAGGGAAAGCACCATGAGTGTCGACAGCTTCGGTGTTCGGGCACAAAAGGATGGCATGGACTCGCCCAATTTGACCCCAAACTTCGGGCTGGCCCCCCCTCGAGCCACTGTCGGACAGAGCCACCGCAACAGCAGTCTTCTCAGTCTCCCCGACGTCGTCGGCGATAGACACGACCTGAAGCTGCAGCAGGTTGACCAATTCTTTAACGACTCCAATGGCGAGTACTATGCCATGTTTGAGGAGATGCTGGAGTCTCTGACCGCGTCCAACTCGGCCAACGAGCTGTGCATCGAGGCGTTCATCAAGAAGAGCGAGAAAGAATGGTTCGCCAGATACCGGGATGCCAAGCTGGGCAGGCACTCCAGGATCGGAAGCCCAGCGAACAGTCGGCCGGCGTCAAGACAAGGCTCAGGGAGGAACGAGTCTGTTGTCAGCCGCGGCCGCCAACGCCACCGGAGCATAACGCCAAGCAGCCTCGCCAGGTCCGCCTTCGATGTCTCGCCCCCGCCGAACGACGTGGACGACGAGTTCCTGCTGGGCGACGGCTACCAACCCCCAACCGGATTGAAGAA GATCCTCTCCATCCGTCTTGGCGACTGGCCGCTCTACTCCTTCCTCCTCGCTCTTTGTCAGATCATCTCGGTCAGCTCGTATCAAATCGTCCTCCTCACGGGCGAGACAACCCAAACACCGGAGAAGCTCTACATGGTCGCGGCCACGTACATAGGAACCTCGCTGCTCTGGTGGGCGATGGAGCGGAACTTCAAGTCCGTCTACCCTCTGTCTCTACCGTGGTTCTTCTTCGGCTTCGCCTTCCTGCTGATCGGCGTCGCGCCCTTCATCCCCGACTGGCGCGTAGCCAACAAGATCGAGGACGCTGCCACCTGCTTCTACGCCGCCGGTGCCAGCAGCGGTGCGCTGTCGTTTGCCCTAAACTTTGGCGACGAAG GCGGTGCGCCCACCAAGCAATGGATTACGCGCGCTCTGATCGTTTCGGGCTTCGCCCAGGTCTACAGCATCGGTCTCTGGTACTGGGGCTCCATAGTAGCCGACACAGACCCGACGGCGACCGTCTTTGTCGGCACCTCCAAGGTACCGCAGGCAGTCGTCATAGGCGTGCCCATTTGCCTCCTGTGCTGGGCCATCGGCGTCGTGCTCTACCTCGGGCTGCCGGACTTCTACCGCCAGACCCCCGC